One genomic region from Apodemus sylvaticus chromosome 1, mApoSyl1.1, whole genome shotgun sequence encodes:
- the Loxl4 gene encoding lysyl oxidase homolog 4, giving the protein MMWPPPPTFSLFLLLLLSQAPFSRPQSSGTKKLRLVGPADRPEEGRLEVLHQGQWGTVCDDDFALQEATVACRQLGFESALTWAHSAKYGQGEGPIWLDNVRCLGTEKTLDQCGSNGWGVSDCRHSEDVGVVCHPKRQHGYHSEKVSNALGPQGRRLEEVRLKPILASAKRHSPVTEGAVEVRYEGHWRQVCDQGWTMNNSRVVCGMLGFPSQTPVNSHYYRKVWNLKMKDPMSRLSSLTKKNSFWIHRVDCLGTEPHLAKCQVQVAPGRGKLRPACPGGMHAVVSCVAGPHFHRQKPKPKRKESRPEQELKVRLRSGAQVGEGRVEVLMNRQWGTVCDHRWNLISASVVCRQLGFGSAREALFGAQLGQGLGPIHLSEVRCRGYERTLGDCLALEGSQNGCQHANDAAVRCNIPDMGFQNKVRLAGGRNPEEGVVEVQVEVNGVPRWGTVCSDHWGLTEAMVTCRQLGLGFANFAIKDTWYWQGTPEAKEVVMSGVRCSGTEMALQQCQRHGPVHCSHGSGRFSAGVACMNSAPDLVMNAQLVQETAYLEDRPLSMLYCAHEENCLSKSADLMDWPYGHRRLLRFSSQIYNLGRADFRPKAGRHSWIWHQCHRHYHSIEVFTHYDLLTLNGSKVAEGHKASFCLEDTNCPAGVQRRYACANFGEQGVAVGCWDTYRHDIDCQWVDITDVGPGDYIFQVVVNPTNDVAESDFSNNMIRCRCKYDGQRVWLHNCHTGDSYRPNAELSLEQEQRLRNNLI; this is encoded by the exons CCCCACCACCTACCTTCTCTCTGTTCCTGCTACTGCTGCTAAGCCAAGCCCCCTTCAGCAGGCCACAGTCATCAGGCACCAAGAAGCTCAGGCTTGTGGGTCCGGCGGACAGGCCGGAGGAGGGCCGCCTGGAGGTGCTGCACCAGGGCCAGTGGGGCACGGTGTGTGATGATGACTTCGCTCTCCAGGAGGCTACAGTGGCCTGCCGGCAGCTGGGCTTTGAGTCGGCCCTGACCTGGGCACACAGTGCCAAGTATGGTCAAGGAGAGG GCCCCATCTGGCTGGACAATGTTCGTTGTTTGGGCACCGAGAAGACGCTGGATCAGTGTGGCTCTAATGGCTGGGGTGTCAGTGACTGCAGACACTCAGAAGATGTTGGGGTGGTATGCCATCCAAAGCGCCAGCACGGCTATCACTCTGAGAAGGTCTCCAATGCCCTTGGGCCCCAG GGCCGGCGGCTAGAGGAGGTGCGGCTCAAACCCATCCTCGCCAGTGCCAAAAGGCACAGCCCAGTGACTGAGGGGGCTGTGGAAGTCCGGTACGAGGGCCACTGGAGGCAGGTGTGTGACCAGGGCTGGACCATGAACAACAGCAGGGTCGTCTGTGGGATGCTGGGCTTTCCCAGCCAGACACCTGTCAACAGCCACTACTACAG AAAAGTCTGGAATCTGAAGATGAAGGATCCCATGTCTAG GCTCAGCAGCCTGACAAAAAAGAATTCCTTCTGGATTCACCGGGTTGACTGTCTGGGGACAGAGCCCCACTTGGCCAAGTGCCAGGTACAGGTGGCCCCAGGAAGGGGCAAGCTTCGGCCAGCCTGTCCGGGCGGCATGCACGCTGTGGTCAGCTGTGTGGCAGGGCCCCACTTTCACCGACAGAAGCCGAAGCCAAAGCGCAAGGAGTCCCGTCCAGAG CAGGAGCTGAAAGTGCGCCTGCGCTCTGGGGCTCAGGTGGGCGAGGGTCGTGTGGAAGTGCTCATGAACCGCCAGTGGGGCACGGTCTGCGACCACAGGTGGAACCTCATCTCAGCCAGCGTTGTGTGTCGCCAGCTTGGCTTCGGCTCTGCCCGGGAGGCCCTTTTTGGGGCCCAGCTGGGCCAAG GGCTGGGGCCCATCCACCTGAGTGAGGTGCGCTGCAGGGGCTATGAGCGGACCCTCGGTGACTGCCTTGCCCTGGAGGGGTCCCAGAATGGTTGTCAACACGCAAACGACGCTGCTGTCAGGTGCAACATCCCAGACATGGGCTTCCAGAACAAG GTGCGCTTGGCTGGTGGGCGCAACCCCGAAGAGGGCGTAGTGGAGGTGCAGGTGGAGGTGAACGGCGTCCCACGCTGGGGGACTGTATGCAGTGACCACTGGGGGCTCACTGAAGCCATGGTGACCTGTCGGCAACTTGGGCTGGGATTTGCCAACTTCGCTATCAAG GACACCTGGTACTGGCAGGGGACGCCAGAGGCCAAAGAAGTGGTGATGAGTGGAGTTCGCTGCTCAGGCACAGAAATGGCCCTTCAGCAGTGTCAGAGGCATGGGCCCGTGCACTGCTCTCACGGCTCGGGGCGCTTCTCAGCCGGCGTCGCCTGCATGAACA GTGCTCCAGACCTTGTGATGAATGCCCAGCTGGTACAAGAGACGGCCTACCTGGAGGATCGCCCACTTAGCATGCTGTACTGTGCTCATGAGGAAAACTGCCTCTCCAAGTCGGCTGACCTCATGGACTGGCCCTACGGACACCGGCGCTTGCTGCGCTTCTCCTCACAGATCTACAACCTCGGCCGGGCTGACTTCCGTCCCAAGGCTGGACGCCACAGCTGGATTTGGCACCAGTGCCACAG GCACTACCACAGCATCGAGGTCTTCACCCATTATGACCTGCTCACGCTCAATGGCTCCAAAGTGGCTGAGGGGCACAAGGCCAGCTTCTGTCTAGAAGATACAAACTGCCCCGCAG GAGTGCAGCGGCGTTATGCATGTGCCAACTTTGGGGAACAAGGAGTGGCAGTAGGCTGCTGGGACACCTACCGGCATGACATCGATTGCCAGTGGGTGGATATCACAGATGTAGGCCCAGGGGACTATATCTTCCAG gtggttgtgaacccCACAAACGATGTGGCAGAGTCAGATTTCTCCAACAACATGATACGGTGCCGCTGCAAGTACGACGGACAGCGAGTCTGGCTGCACAACTGCCACACAG GGGATTCCTACCGACCCAACGCAGAGCTCTCCCTGGAGCAGGAGCAGCGACTCAGGAACAACTTGATCTGA